The following are encoded in a window of Mycobacteroides chelonae CCUG 47445 genomic DNA:
- a CDS encoding TetR/AcrR family transcriptional regulator, with amino-acid sequence MPRVVKHPEVRRTELLDLAMALFLDRGYGKVSLNDLIATSGISKGAFYHYFSSKEALVAALAQRSADQAFEVLNPVFAGSGLGALEQLNAGLRASYEVKMALGAPESIAAMRSMLRPENQSLLRRISAIWEDKFRPVLTELITRGVAEGVFQTFDPEGVGDMIQGFAANMGATVQRIVAAPDARARAEAIDAAVQRQRLYGIATDRILGLPDGTVEVLDRRQIERLVAAL; translated from the coding sequence ATGCCGCGTGTGGTGAAGCATCCGGAGGTACGCCGGACCGAATTGCTCGATCTGGCGATGGCCCTCTTCCTGGACCGCGGCTACGGGAAGGTGAGCCTCAACGATCTCATCGCCACCTCCGGGATATCGAAAGGTGCTTTCTACCATTATTTTTCCTCTAAGGAAGCGCTGGTGGCCGCGCTGGCGCAGCGCAGCGCCGACCAAGCATTCGAGGTGCTGAATCCGGTGTTCGCCGGGTCGGGCCTGGGCGCGTTGGAGCAGCTGAACGCCGGACTGCGTGCTAGCTATGAGGTCAAGATGGCGCTGGGTGCACCGGAGAGCATCGCGGCGATGAGGTCGATGCTGCGGCCAGAGAACCAGTCGCTGCTGCGCCGGATCTCGGCGATCTGGGAGGACAAGTTTCGTCCCGTGCTTACCGAGCTGATCACCCGCGGAGTCGCCGAGGGGGTGTTCCAGACATTCGATCCCGAGGGCGTCGGTGACATGATCCAGGGTTTCGCGGCCAACATGGGCGCCACCGTGCAGAGGATCGTGGCCGCGCCGGATGCGCGGGCGCGCGCAGAGGCCATCGATGCGGCGGTCCAGCGTCAGCGGCTCTACGGCATCGCCACCGACCGCATTCTCGGGCTACCCGACGGGACGGTTGAAGTGCTGGACCGCCGTCAGATCGAGAGGCTGGTCGCGGCACTCTAG
- the hpf gene encoding ribosome hibernation-promoting factor, HPF/YfiA family, which translates to MSSTSKASVALEDGERTAQADIVVKGRNVEIPDHFRIFVNDKLSRLERYDKTVYLFDVELEHERNRRQKKSCQRVEITARGRGPVVRGEACADTFHSALEAAAAKLESRLRRGRDRRKVHYGDKTPVSLAEATKVLPADAFTPPAEVNGAHSHNGAEVDDGHGPGQIVRTKDHPAKPMTVDDALYEMELVGHDFFLFHDETSGRPSVVYRRHAYDYGLIRLGE; encoded by the coding sequence TTGTCAAGCACATCAAAGGCATCCGTTGCACTCGAGGACGGGGAGCGGACAGCCCAAGCCGATATCGTGGTCAAGGGCCGAAACGTGGAAATCCCCGATCACTTTCGAATCTTTGTGAACGACAAACTGTCCCGTCTGGAACGTTACGACAAAACCGTTTACCTCTTTGATGTAGAACTCGAACACGAACGCAACCGGCGCCAGAAGAAGAGCTGTCAGCGTGTGGAGATCACCGCGCGGGGCCGTGGGCCGGTCGTCCGGGGCGAGGCATGCGCCGACACGTTCCACAGCGCCCTTGAGGCCGCCGCCGCGAAGCTGGAAAGCCGGTTGCGACGAGGCCGCGACCGCCGCAAGGTTCATTACGGAGACAAGACGCCGGTATCGCTTGCCGAGGCCACCAAGGTTCTGCCCGCCGATGCCTTCACGCCACCCGCCGAGGTCAATGGCGCACACAGTCACAACGGAGCCGAGGTCGATGACGGCCACGGCCCGGGCCAGATCGTGCGAACCAAGGATCACCCGGCCAAACCGATGACGGTCGACGACGCGCTCTACGAGATGGAATTGGTCGGTCATGACTTCTTCCTTTTCCACGATGAGACCTCGGGTCGCCCTTCGGTGGTGTACCGCAGGCACGCATACGACTACGGCTTGATACGCCTCGGGGAGTAG
- a CDS encoding AMP-binding protein translates to MFFDLSVRDFLDRAELVYPDRVGVVDEPVQPATSWGAVTYRQLAERARGQAAALDGLGVGPGERVAIVSQNSARLLTSFFGVSGWGRILVPVNFRLAPAEIEYIVEHSRASVLIVDPEVRGLLDTVRATHNFVLGEDDAAIFGEIGSPQGADPRPWSCTESDTATLNYTSGTTSRPKGVQLTHRNIWINAVVFGLHATLRDDDVLLHTLPMFHCNGWGWPYAATGMGGRHIVLRKVDGDEILRRIAEHGVTVMCAAPTVVDSVLDAAARWQGPIPGRDRVRIIVAGAPPPTRTIERVRAELGWEFIQIYGLTETAPLITMNRFRSEWADLDDHQQARMLGRAGAPAIGVRVSIAEDGEVLTQSNTNLDGYWDQPEATTEALAGNWFHTGDRGSMSDGYLSISDRKKDIIITGGENVSSIEVEDALISHPGVREAAVVGVPDDKWGELVTAVVVISVTDPGIDPPTGPDLIAHCRENLAGYKCPKRVEFVDSLPRTATGKIQKFRIRQQLA, encoded by the coding sequence GTGTTCTTCGATCTGAGTGTGCGAGATTTCCTGGACCGTGCGGAGCTGGTCTATCCCGACCGCGTCGGGGTAGTCGACGAGCCGGTGCAACCGGCGACCTCCTGGGGCGCGGTGACCTACCGGCAGCTTGCCGAGCGGGCGCGTGGGCAAGCCGCGGCACTTGACGGTCTGGGCGTCGGGCCCGGGGAGCGGGTCGCGATTGTCTCGCAGAACAGTGCGCGACTGCTCACCTCGTTCTTCGGAGTTTCCGGGTGGGGGCGCATCCTGGTACCCGTCAACTTTCGGTTGGCTCCCGCTGAGATCGAGTACATCGTCGAGCACTCACGGGCTTCGGTACTGATAGTGGACCCGGAGGTGCGTGGGCTGCTCGACACCGTGCGCGCCACCCATAACTTCGTGCTGGGAGAGGATGACGCCGCGATATTCGGTGAAATCGGTTCACCGCAGGGGGCCGATCCGAGGCCCTGGTCGTGCACCGAATCAGACACCGCCACTTTGAATTACACCTCAGGAACCACCAGCCGTCCCAAAGGTGTGCAACTCACGCATCGCAACATCTGGATCAACGCAGTCGTTTTCGGGTTGCACGCCACCCTGCGTGACGACGATGTACTGCTGCATACGTTGCCGATGTTCCACTGCAACGGGTGGGGGTGGCCGTATGCGGCGACCGGAATGGGTGGCCGGCATATCGTGCTGCGCAAGGTCGACGGTGACGAGATCTTGCGGCGTATCGCAGAGCATGGGGTCACCGTGATGTGCGCGGCACCAACGGTCGTCGATTCTGTGCTGGACGCCGCGGCCCGTTGGCAGGGGCCCATCCCCGGCCGGGACCGGGTTCGGATCATCGTCGCGGGTGCGCCACCCCCGACGCGCACCATCGAGCGGGTGCGTGCCGAACTCGGCTGGGAGTTCATCCAGATATACGGGCTCACCGAGACCGCACCGCTCATCACGATGAATCGCTTTCGGTCCGAGTGGGCCGATCTCGACGACCACCAGCAGGCTCGCATGCTGGGCCGCGCGGGAGCCCCGGCGATAGGTGTGCGGGTATCGATCGCCGAGGACGGTGAGGTGCTCACCCAGTCGAACACGAATCTTGATGGCTACTGGGATCAGCCAGAGGCGACCACGGAAGCGTTGGCGGGCAATTGGTTTCATACCGGTGATCGCGGATCGATGTCCGACGGGTACCTGAGCATCTCGGACCGCAAGAAGGACATCATCATTACCGGCGGCGAGAACGTGTCCTCCATCGAAGTGGAAGATGCGCTGATATCTCATCCCGGAGTCCGGGAGGCTGCCGTCGTCGGAGTGCCCGACGACAAATGGGGCGAGTTGGTTACCGCGGTCGTGGTGATCTCGGTGACAGATCCGGGGATAGATCCACCCACCGGCCCGGATCTCATCGCGCACTGCCGGGAGAATCTGGCCGGGTACAAATGCCCCAAACGTGTCGAGTTTGTCGATTCTCTGCCCAGAACCGCGACCGGGAAGATTCAGAAGTTCAGGATCCGCCAGCAGCTCGCGTGA
- a CDS encoding acyl-CoA dehydrogenase: METRTAPADPEVLTSNLRVALDGRFGPIRDAAREYLNRADLLPDPSLTLEEARTRSLRILRELVPHGLPHAGFRKEHGGTGDVGAAIVGIEMLGYADLSLMVKAGVQWGLFGGAIENLGTATHHKQYVVPLINLDVLGCFGMTETGHGSNVQALQTVATYDNQTGDFVLNSEGSLARKDYIGGAAEHATVAAVFAQLVTGGPGEEASGRGVHCFVVPIRDAAGNDLPGITTSDCGYKGGLAGVDNGRIVFDNVRVPRANLLNKYADVNADGSYTSPIENENKRFFTMLGTLIRGRVSVAATSGAAARKALTIASRYALVRKQFDTPDSDDEVIIADYLVHQRKLLPLIARSYALAFAQNELTEELHEVQTADEVDADRQRQLESAAAGLKAMTSWHAQNTITVCREACGGAGYLDANQLTILRRDIDVFTTFEGDNTVLTQLVAKELLSAYAEDVRGLNAVGWTRFIAGMARDVILERSAARQVIQTILDSSDEDVEESDLSNRGTQLRLLRNREDHLLRTAATRMQRAQSDDEDPFEVFNSAQDHILKVGSAHTERVVLEAFIEAIDSCDSKSAQELLEKLCDLFVYSTLEADLSWFLMHRHVSTERAKAIRRGVNQLCEELRPHLSTLVDAFGIPEALLATEMIPDN, translated from the coding sequence ATGGAGACCCGGACAGCACCTGCCGATCCCGAAGTCCTCACCTCGAATCTGCGCGTTGCGCTCGACGGCCGATTCGGCCCGATACGTGATGCCGCCCGCGAGTACCTGAACCGCGCCGATCTGCTACCTGATCCCTCACTGACACTCGAGGAGGCTCGGACGCGTTCACTGCGCATCTTGCGCGAGCTGGTTCCACATGGCTTGCCGCACGCGGGATTCCGCAAGGAACACGGAGGTACCGGCGATGTCGGAGCCGCGATCGTCGGCATCGAGATGCTCGGCTACGCGGATCTGTCACTCATGGTCAAGGCCGGCGTGCAATGGGGCTTGTTCGGCGGTGCCATCGAAAACCTCGGCACCGCAACTCATCACAAGCAGTACGTAGTACCGCTGATCAATCTGGACGTACTCGGATGTTTCGGCATGACCGAGACCGGCCATGGTTCCAACGTTCAGGCCCTGCAGACCGTCGCCACCTACGACAACCAGACCGGCGACTTCGTTCTGAACTCGGAGGGCTCGCTGGCACGTAAGGACTACATTGGTGGCGCCGCGGAGCACGCCACCGTGGCCGCGGTTTTCGCTCAGCTCGTCACCGGCGGGCCTGGCGAAGAGGCATCCGGCCGGGGAGTGCATTGCTTCGTGGTACCCATCCGGGACGCGGCGGGCAATGATCTGCCCGGCATCACCACCAGCGACTGCGGATACAAAGGCGGCCTCGCCGGAGTCGACAACGGGCGCATTGTGTTCGACAACGTGCGGGTGCCTCGCGCCAACCTGCTCAACAAATATGCGGACGTCAACGCCGACGGCTCCTACACCTCGCCCATCGAGAATGAGAACAAGCGATTCTTCACCATGCTGGGCACACTCATCCGCGGACGGGTCAGCGTCGCCGCGACCTCCGGTGCGGCGGCCCGCAAGGCGCTGACCATCGCATCGCGGTATGCCCTGGTACGCAAGCAGTTTGACACGCCGGACAGCGACGACGAGGTGATCATCGCCGACTATCTGGTGCATCAGCGCAAGCTACTGCCCCTGATCGCCCGGTCGTACGCACTGGCATTCGCGCAGAACGAGCTCACCGAGGAACTGCACGAGGTGCAGACCGCCGACGAGGTGGACGCGGACCGGCAGCGCCAGCTGGAAAGTGCCGCAGCGGGTTTGAAGGCGATGACCAGCTGGCACGCCCAGAACACCATCACCGTGTGCCGCGAGGCGTGCGGTGGGGCCGGCTATCTCGATGCCAACCAGCTCACCATTCTGCGCCGCGATATCGACGTGTTCACCACCTTCGAAGGCGATAACACCGTGCTCACCCAACTGGTGGCCAAGGAACTCCTGTCGGCCTACGCCGAGGATGTGCGTGGTCTCAATGCTGTGGGCTGGACCCGGTTTATCGCAGGCATGGCCCGCGACGTGATCCTGGAACGCTCCGCGGCCCGGCAGGTAATCCAGACCATCCTGGACTCTTCCGACGAGGACGTCGAGGAATCCGATTTGAGCAACAGGGGCACCCAGCTGCGACTGCTGCGCAATCGCGAAGATCACCTGCTGCGCACCGCGGCCACCCGGATGCAGCGTGCCCAATCTGATGATGAAGACCCCTTCGAGGTCTTCAACTCCGCACAGGACCACATCCTCAAAGTGGGCTCGGCCCACACCGAACGGGTGGTGCTGGAAGCCTTCATCGAAGCGATCGACAGCTGCGACAGCAAGTCCGCACAGGAACTATTGGAGAAGCTGTGCGATCTGTTTGTCTACAGCACGCTCGAAGCGGACCTGTCATGGTTCCTGATGCACCGGCATGTCTCGACCGAACGCGCGAAGGCCATCAGGCGCGGTGTCAATCAACTGTGCGAGGAGCTGCGCCCGCATCTGAGCACACTGGTCGATGCTTTCGGAATTCCCGAGGCGCTGCTCGCCACGGAGATGATCCCCGACAACTAG
- the mtrB gene encoding MtrAB system histidine kinase MtrB: protein MIFSSKRRIQRRSAPLVRGLKALSRAVGFTWRRSLQVRVVVSNLALSSLVILILGFVLTSQVTDRILESKIRVATEEMERARVIVSDDVGGEETRSLQSSLELARNQLLNGSKGSEGGGAGAFDAVLLVPGDGPREATSAGPATQIPGPLREFVKAGQVSYQYSMVHTESFSGKALVIGSPTTSKVTALELYLVFPLSNEESTISLVRGTIVTGGVVLLVLLAAAALLVARQVVLPVRSASRIAERFAEGHLSERMPVRGVDDMARLAVSFNDMAESLSREITQLEEFGNLQRRFTSDVSHELRTPLTTVRMAADLIYDNREELDPALQRSAELMVNELDRFETLLSDLLEISRHDAGVAELAVEQVDLRDTVKTVVASVKHLADELDTEVELDMPDSEIIAEVDPRRVERILRNLVANAIDHSEHKPVTIRMAADIDSVAVTVRDRGVGLRPGEEKLVFNRFWRADPSRKRHSGGTGLGLAISVEDARLHQGRLEAWGEPGNGALFRLTVPLVRGHKVTTSPLPLNPTSRPSVGARRPVSRGTQPGERGIQPGEQETTPMRTSGAKADHVRESS, encoded by the coding sequence GTGATCTTCAGCTCGAAGCGGCGCATTCAGCGGCGATCGGCACCACTGGTACGCGGACTGAAGGCACTGAGTCGAGCGGTCGGGTTTACCTGGCGCCGTTCCCTGCAGGTGCGGGTGGTGGTGTCCAATTTGGCGCTGTCCTCCCTCGTCATCCTGATTCTGGGATTCGTCCTCACCAGCCAGGTGACCGACCGCATCCTGGAATCGAAGATTCGGGTCGCGACCGAAGAGATGGAGCGGGCTCGCGTCATCGTCAGCGATGACGTCGGTGGCGAGGAGACACGGTCGCTGCAGAGCAGCCTGGAATTGGCCCGCAACCAGCTGCTGAACGGCAGCAAGGGATCCGAAGGCGGCGGCGCCGGAGCGTTCGATGCGGTCCTTCTGGTGCCTGGCGATGGTCCCCGCGAGGCGACGTCGGCGGGCCCCGCCACTCAGATCCCCGGCCCGCTGCGCGAATTCGTCAAGGCCGGCCAGGTCAGCTACCAGTACTCGATGGTGCACACCGAGAGCTTCTCCGGGAAGGCTCTGGTCATCGGCTCGCCGACCACGTCGAAGGTCACCGCGCTCGAGCTGTACCTGGTCTTCCCGCTGTCGAACGAGGAAAGCACGATTTCGCTGGTGCGCGGCACCATCGTCACCGGCGGGGTGGTGCTGCTGGTGCTGTTGGCGGCGGCCGCGCTGCTGGTCGCGCGCCAGGTGGTGCTGCCGGTGCGGTCGGCCTCGCGCATTGCCGAGCGATTCGCCGAGGGACATCTGTCCGAACGTATGCCGGTGCGCGGTGTCGACGACATGGCACGGCTTGCGGTGTCGTTCAACGACATGGCCGAAAGTCTCTCGCGGGAGATCACCCAGCTGGAAGAGTTCGGAAACCTGCAGCGCCGCTTCACCTCTGACGTCAGCCACGAACTGCGTACGCCATTGACCACGGTGCGCATGGCGGCCGATCTCATCTACGACAACCGTGAGGAGCTCGACCCGGCGCTGCAGCGTTCTGCCGAACTGATGGTCAACGAGCTCGACCGGTTCGAGACGCTGCTGAGTGACCTGCTGGAAATCTCGCGGCACGATGCCGGCGTGGCCGAGCTCGCCGTGGAACAGGTGGATCTGCGCGACACCGTCAAGACCGTGGTGGCTTCGGTCAAGCACCTGGCGGACGAGTTGGACACCGAAGTAGAGCTCGACATGCCCGACAGCGAGATCATCGCCGAGGTGGATCCCCGTCGGGTGGAGCGGATTCTGCGCAACCTTGTCGCCAACGCGATCGACCACAGCGAGCACAAGCCCGTCACCATCCGGATGGCCGCCGATATCGACAGCGTCGCCGTCACCGTGCGCGATCGCGGAGTTGGCCTGCGCCCCGGTGAGGAAAAGCTGGTGTTCAACAGGTTCTGGCGTGCCGACCCATCGCGCAAGCGTCACTCGGGCGGCACCGGGCTGGGGTTGGCGATCAGCGTCGAGGACGCCCGGTTGCATCAGGGTCGCCTGGAGGCGTGGGGCGAACCGGGCAACGGGGCGCTTTTCCGGTTGACGGTGCCGTTGGTCCGTGGGCACAAGGTGACCACGAGCCCGCTTCCGTTGAACCCGACGAGCCGCCCGAGTGTCGGTGCGCGCCGGCCGGTTTCGCGGGGAACTCAGCCGGGGGAACGGGGAATCCAGCCGGGGGAGCAGGAGACCACACCAATGCGTACCTCGGGTGCCAAGGCCGACCACGTGCGGGAGTCGTCCTGA
- the mtrA gene encoding two-component system response regulator MtrA, whose protein sequence is MGSMRQRILVVDDDASLAEMLTIVLRGEGFETAVVSDGTQALTAVRELRPDLVLLDLMLPGMNGIDVCRVLRSDSGVPIVMLTAKTDTVDVVLGLESGADDYIMKPFKPKELVARIRARLRRNDDEPAELLNIAGIDIDVPAHKVTREGEQISLTPLEFDLLVALARKPRQVFTRDVLLEQVWGYRHPADTRLVNVHVQRLRAKVEKDPENPTVVLTVRGVGYKAGPP, encoded by the coding sequence ATGGGCTCTATGAGGCAAAGGATCCTTGTTGTCGACGATGACGCGTCATTGGCAGAGATGCTCACCATCGTGTTGCGCGGGGAGGGCTTCGAGACGGCAGTGGTGAGCGACGGTACTCAGGCGCTCACCGCGGTCCGTGAGCTGCGCCCCGATCTGGTTCTGTTGGATCTCATGCTGCCCGGGATGAATGGCATCGACGTATGCCGGGTGCTGCGTTCCGATTCCGGTGTGCCGATCGTCATGCTGACCGCCAAGACCGACACCGTCGATGTGGTGCTCGGCCTGGAGTCGGGTGCCGACGACTACATCATGAAGCCATTCAAGCCCAAGGAGCTCGTCGCACGTATTCGTGCCCGGTTGCGGCGCAACGACGACGAGCCCGCCGAGCTGCTGAACATCGCGGGCATCGACATCGATGTTCCCGCGCACAAGGTGACGCGTGAGGGCGAGCAGATCTCCCTGACCCCGCTGGAGTTCGACCTACTGGTGGCGCTGGCACGCAAACCGCGCCAGGTGTTTACTCGTGATGTGCTGCTCGAACAGGTGTGGGGCTACCGTCACCCGGCCGATACCCGGCTGGTGAACGTCCACGTGCAGCGGCTGCGGGCGAAGGTCGAGAAGGACCCCGAAAATCCGACCGTGGTGTTGACCGTTCGAGGAGTGGGATATAAGGCCGGACCCCCGTGA
- the lpqB gene encoding MtrAB system accessory lipoprotein LpqB — translation MMRRRVAAVLTVVALGLTGCAGVPSSSSPQAIGTVQRPLPPGMPAPTPGMEPETVLREFLKATADPSNRHRAARQFLTESSSRTWDDAGDAVLIESPSFADQRGVDRWTINVRANKLGTLSDIGVFEMHQGDVQDPQFTLVKANGEWRIDSLPNGVFLDWGQFQSTYRRYTVYFADPAGRTVVPDPRYVAVNDPDLLATELVYKLLSGPRPELVGAVRNHLSGLRLRGPLTRVDGSRVDVGRGYGGVRVELEGNLTPDQRTRQFLAAQVIWTLSRAGIAGPYVLQVNGAPLDEQFAEGWSTQNVASTDPGASEGAGVGLYGLLNGSMVTVDRDAAVPVRGSFGQVGNQVSAALSRSGRQIASVIRVQGGDDPQMSLWVGANGANGSEAVGGKTLTRPTWALDDAVWTVIDGGRVVRIIQEATTSMVAVLPVESSAVAEKYKGPISELALSRDGTRAAMIIDGQVILATVIQTDSGDYALAHPRRLGYGLGNSAVSLAWRTGDDIAVARNDGSHPVANVNLDGVNSDLNDQNLLTPVSTIAASPAAIYIADARGVLQLTGLGTPEVRWIEVRPLMLPQAIPVLTG, via the coding sequence CTGATGCGCCGCCGGGTAGCCGCGGTGCTGACCGTGGTGGCACTCGGGCTCACCGGCTGTGCCGGAGTACCGTCCTCGTCCTCGCCGCAGGCCATCGGCACGGTGCAACGGCCATTGCCGCCAGGGATGCCGGCACCCACTCCGGGGATGGAACCCGAGACGGTGCTGCGCGAATTCTTGAAGGCGACCGCAGACCCCTCGAACAGGCATCGCGCGGCGCGCCAGTTCCTCACCGAATCCAGTTCGCGGACGTGGGATGACGCGGGCGATGCGGTGCTGATCGAGTCGCCGTCATTCGCCGACCAGCGCGGCGTCGACCGGTGGACGATCAATGTGCGCGCCAACAAGTTGGGCACGCTGTCCGACATCGGGGTTTTCGAGATGCACCAGGGTGATGTTCAGGATCCCCAGTTCACGCTGGTGAAGGCCAATGGCGAATGGCGGATCGATTCGTTGCCCAACGGGGTATTCCTTGACTGGGGTCAGTTTCAGTCCACCTATCGCCGGTACACGGTGTACTTCGCCGACCCGGCGGGTCGCACGGTCGTGCCCGACCCGCGCTATGTGGCGGTCAACGATCCCGATCTGCTGGCCACCGAGCTCGTGTACAAGCTGCTGTCCGGCCCGCGCCCGGAGCTGGTGGGGGCGGTGCGCAACCACCTGAGCGGTCTGCGGTTGCGCGGCCCGCTGACCCGTGTCGACGGCAGCAGGGTGGACGTGGGACGCGGATACGGCGGCGTGCGCGTGGAGCTGGAGGGCAACCTCACGCCCGATCAGCGGACCCGCCAGTTCCTTGCCGCGCAGGTGATTTGGACGCTCTCGCGGGCCGGTATCGCCGGGCCGTACGTCTTGCAGGTCAACGGTGCTCCCCTGGACGAGCAGTTCGCGGAGGGCTGGAGCACCCAGAACGTCGCGTCGACCGACCCCGGCGCATCGGAGGGTGCGGGGGTGGGCCTCTACGGGTTGTTGAACGGGTCCATGGTGACGGTCGACCGTGATGCTGCGGTGCCGGTGCGCGGATCGTTTGGCCAAGTGGGAAACCAGGTTTCGGCTGCACTCTCACGCAGTGGGCGTCAGATTGCCTCGGTTATCCGGGTGCAGGGCGGAGATGATCCGCAGATGTCGCTCTGGGTGGGCGCCAACGGTGCCAACGGCAGCGAGGCGGTCGGCGGTAAGACGCTGACCCGCCCGACCTGGGCGCTCGACGACGCGGTGTGGACGGTGATCGACGGCGGCCGGGTCGTTCGGATAATCCAGGAAGCCACCACATCGATGGTGGCGGTGCTGCCTGTCGAATCATCCGCGGTGGCGGAGAAGTACAAGGGCCCCATCAGCGAATTGGCCTTGTCCCGCGATGGCACGCGCGCCGCGATGATCATCGATGGCCAGGTGATCCTGGCGACGGTGATACAGACCGACAGCGGCGACTACGCCCTGGCACATCCGCGTCGGTTGGGCTATGGCCTCGGGAACTCCGCGGTATCGCTGGCCTGGCGCACCGGCGACGACATCGCGGTGGCCCGCAACGACGGTTCACATCCGGTGGCGAATGTGAACCTCGACGGAGTGAACTCAGATCTGAACGATCAGAATCTCCTGACACCGGTCTCGACGATCGCGGCCTCGCCGGCGGCGATCTATATCGCCGATGCGCGGGGCGTGCTGCAGCTGACGGGATTGGGTACCCCCGAAGTGCGATGGATCGAGGTACGTCCGCTCATGCTGCCGCAAGCGATTCCGGTGCTGACGGGCTAG
- a CDS encoding DUF2834 domain-containing protein, producing the protein MSTARRNLCSLYGAIALIALVATWWHNVAYILSGGKLVDVVTSAYANHVAGSLTNDLMLLTIAALVLMVVETRRLGIKRTWVYIALCFLIAISVAFPLFLIARERRLAALANGATGAQE; encoded by the coding sequence GTGAGCACCGCACGCCGGAATCTCTGTTCTTTATACGGTGCGATCGCGCTGATCGCCCTGGTTGCGACCTGGTGGCACAACGTTGCGTACATCTTGTCCGGCGGGAAGCTTGTCGATGTCGTGACCAGCGCGTATGCGAATCACGTCGCGGGCTCACTGACCAACGACCTGATGCTGCTCACGATCGCGGCCCTTGTCCTCATGGTTGTCGAGACCCGACGGTTGGGTATCAAGCGCACGTGGGTGTACATCGCGCTCTGCTTCCTCATCGCCATCAGCGTCGCGTTCCCGTTGTTCCTCATTGCACGCGAGCGGCGCCTGGCGGCGCTCGCGAATGGCGCGACCGGCGCTCAAGAGTGA
- a CDS encoding ComF family protein, with translation MLDLVLPLNCGGCDAPATRWCSACACAFTAEPVVVTPRVDPGVPVLSLGRYAGARRQAIVTMKERGRRDLTAPLGAALARGVAQLLCWHLVEQPVTLVPAPTRWTSARGRGGDPVTALAAVATRIPGVHLASLLRMRVGARDSVGLSISARQHNVSGRVALRRTRKPDTELVLVDDVVTTGATVTESVRVLKSAGFRVAAVLTLTYA, from the coding sequence ATGCTCGATCTGGTGCTGCCACTGAACTGTGGCGGATGTGACGCACCCGCCACCCGGTGGTGTTCGGCCTGCGCGTGTGCGTTCACCGCCGAGCCCGTGGTGGTGACGCCGCGGGTCGATCCGGGCGTACCCGTTCTTTCGCTCGGGCGGTACGCGGGCGCTCGGCGGCAGGCGATTGTGACGATGAAAGAGCGCGGTCGTCGCGATCTCACCGCTCCGCTGGGTGCGGCGTTGGCGCGCGGTGTGGCGCAGCTGCTGTGCTGGCATCTCGTCGAGCAGCCGGTGACATTGGTTCCCGCTCCCACTCGATGGACGTCGGCACGCGGGCGAGGCGGTGATCCGGTGACCGCCTTGGCTGCGGTCGCTACCCGGATTCCGGGCGTGCACCTTGCGTCCCTGCTGCGCATGAGGGTGGGGGCGCGCGATTCGGTCGGACTGTCCATTTCGGCCCGGCAGCACAATGTGTCCGGACGCGTCGCGCTGCGCCGGACCCGGAAACCGGACACGGAATTGGTGCTGGTGGACGATGTCGTGACCACCGGCGCCACCGTTACCGAATCGGTCAGAGTGTTGAAATCGGCGGGATTTCGAGTCGCTGCCGTGCTCACGCTGACGTACGCCTAA